A window of Leptotrichia wadei contains these coding sequences:
- a CDS encoding acyltransferase, giving the protein MVKSKDRFFNFDILKCIAISMVLFIHIVASELYSYGEISRNRWMTANIIDSFSRMCVPLFVMVSGFFLLRKDEDVKVFFKKRFVKIIPKFFIYSVVFFIFVIIFKDVKNDELFLVFFRKSTYKTIILIFSKKESYHNFFSDFFQGKIYYHLWYIYMILLLYLITPFLRKIVIKVDRKSIDYLVYIWIAFIIVIPFLNAVFRKNIKIYSPVGQYIGYFLIGYLLFEKPLNMKKWQKYIIFFMMIFSIIFLTYIFTKSNSKFFDYFYDYHSIGVFGATVLFYDFFVNTFDGEKI; this is encoded by the coding sequence ATGGTAAAAAGTAAGGACAGATTTTTTAATTTTGATATTTTAAAATGTATTGCGATTAGTATGGTTTTATTTATTCATATTGTTGCAAGTGAGCTGTATAGTTATGGTGAAATATCTAGAAACAGATGGATGACGGCAAATATTATAGATTCTTTTAGCAGAATGTGCGTGCCACTATTTGTTATGGTTAGTGGATTTTTTTTATTAAGGAAAGATGAGGATGTGAAAGTATTTTTTAAAAAGAGATTTGTAAAAATTATTCCAAAGTTTTTTATATATTCTGTTGTTTTTTTTATATTTGTAATAATTTTTAAAGATGTAAAAAACGATGAATTGTTTTTGGTTTTTTTTAGAAAATCAACTTATAAAACGATAATTTTAATTTTTTCCAAAAAGGAAAGTTATCATAATTTTTTTTCAGACTTTTTTCAAGGAAAAATTTACTATCATTTATGGTATATTTATATGATATTATTGCTTTATTTAATAACTCCATTTTTGAGAAAAATTGTGATAAAAGTTGATAGAAAGAGCATAGATTATTTAGTTTATATTTGGATTGCTTTTATAATTGTTATTCCATTTTTAAATGCAGTTTTTAGGAAAAATATAAAAATATATTCTCCAGTTGGGCAATATATCGGATATTTTTTAATTGGCTACTTACTTTTTGAAAAACCTTTAAATATGAAAAAGTGGCAAAAATACATAATTTTTTTTATGATGATATTTTCGATTATCTTTTTAACATATATATTTACAAAATCAAATAGTAAATTTTTTGATTATTTTTATGATTATCATTCAATTGGTGTTTTTGGAGCAACAGTTTTATTTTATGATTTTTTTGTAAATACTTTTGATGGGGAAAAAATTTAG
- a CDS encoding class I SAM-dependent methyltransferase yields MKIKLNNISETMLITLHARAKDAESKNPILNDKKSSEILSQLDYDFSKFEKAWASYYGILSRAKVMDNEVKKFMEKYPDCAIVSIGCGLDTRFLRIDNGKIRWFNLDLPEVIEKRKLFFEPNERVTDIAKSAFDSAWTKDIKLEGKKLLIISEGVLMYFEEQQIKQFLEILTDNFDSFEAQFDLLYKGTVKMSKKHDTLKNMEAKFSWGVKDGSEVVKLNPKLKQTGLINFTDEMKHHLPGWKKLFIPFFYIFNNRLGIYTYEK; encoded by the coding sequence ATGAAAATAAAACTAAACAATATTTCAGAAACTATGCTTATTACTTTGCATGCACGTGCGAAGGATGCTGAAAGTAAAAATCCAATTTTAAATGATAAAAAATCTTCCGAGATTCTTTCACAGCTGGATTATGATTTTTCAAAATTTGAGAAGGCGTGGGCTTCGTACTATGGGATTCTTTCACGTGCGAAAGTGATGGATAATGAAGTAAAAAAATTTATGGAAAAATATCCAGATTGTGCGATTGTGTCAATTGGCTGTGGACTAGATACAAGATTTTTACGAATAGATAACGGAAAAATAAGATGGTTCAATCTTGACTTGCCAGAAGTTATTGAAAAACGAAAATTATTTTTTGAACCTAATGAACGAGTTACAGATATTGCAAAATCTGCATTTGATTCAGCGTGGACAAAGGATATTAAACTGGAAGGGAAAAAATTGCTTATTATTTCCGAAGGTGTATTAATGTACTTTGAAGAACAGCAAATTAAACAGTTTTTGGAAATACTGACTGATAATTTTGATTCTTTTGAAGCTCAATTTGACTTGCTTTACAAAGGAACAGTTAAAATGAGTAAAAAACATGATACCTTAAAAAATATGGAAGCAAAATTTAGTTGGGGAGTAAAAGATGGAAGCGAAGTCGTAAAATTGAATCCAAAATTAAAACAGACTGGACTTATTAATTTTACCGATGAAATGAAACATCATCTTCCTGGCTGGAAAAAATTGTTTATTCCATTCTTTTACATTTTTAATAACAGACTTGGAATTTATACTTATGAAAAATAA
- a CDS encoding ABC transporter ATP-binding protein: MKELKYLLSLSGKHKMKLIFSAIFSIIGTTLSAVPYLLVYQIVLELFKANIDYSRIKFCVFIAIFFIIVKIIMQILSGVFSHIAAFSILYKIRIDLIEHLSKLNMGFFKKNMSGKLKKIINEDIEKLELFIAHQIPDLSSALVTPIIFLGIMIYFNWKLTLVLFIPIILSIMAQGKMFQSYGSRVEHYYTLLANLNATIMEYINAMNVMKAFNLTAKSFKDYRDITQEYADYWIELTELSVPFYSIFLCLTDSGLLFIIPVGGLMLFYNQISVSVYILFILMSTIFLSSLKALFDLAHHLSALTKGLGKIMEINGEQEQKSGNTNFPSNFSGYIKYENVNFAYKNKNVINDFSLEIKAGTSTALVGPSGSGKTTIGLLLGRFWDINSGKITIDGTDIKDFTYTGLADNVSFVFQDTFMLHDTIFENIRMGRDYSLQEVENAAKKAQIHDFVMSLPQKYETVIGEGGIKLSGGEKQRISIARAILKNAPIIVLDEVTSYSDIENEAKIQEALRTLLKGKTAIIIAHRLYTIKNADNIVVMNKGRITEQGTHKELLQNKSEYWHLWNLYSDNDLMENKEI; the protein is encoded by the coding sequence ATGAAAGAATTGAAATATTTGCTAAGTTTATCTGGTAAACATAAGATGAAGCTAATTTTTTCAGCAATATTCAGTATAATTGGTACGACATTGTCTGCTGTGCCTTATCTTCTTGTGTATCAGATTGTTCTGGAGCTTTTTAAGGCAAATATTGATTATTCAAGAATAAAATTCTGTGTTTTTATTGCGATATTTTTTATAATTGTAAAAATAATTATGCAGATTTTATCAGGGGTATTTTCACATATTGCGGCTTTTTCGATTTTGTACAAAATTCGGATTGATTTGATTGAGCATTTGTCAAAGCTGAATATGGGATTTTTTAAGAAAAATATGTCTGGAAAGCTGAAAAAGATTATTAATGAGGATATTGAAAAATTGGAACTCTTTATTGCACATCAGATTCCAGATTTATCTTCAGCTCTTGTAACTCCGATAATATTTTTAGGGATTATGATTTACTTTAACTGGAAATTGACACTTGTTTTATTTATTCCAATTATTCTAAGCATAATGGCACAGGGAAAAATGTTTCAAAGTTATGGGAGTCGTGTTGAACATTATTACACTCTTCTTGCAAACTTAAACGCTACTATTATGGAATACATAAATGCAATGAACGTTATGAAAGCATTCAACCTTACTGCTAAATCATTCAAGGATTATCGGGATATTACTCAGGAATATGCAGATTACTGGATTGAGCTTACAGAACTAAGTGTGCCGTTTTACTCGATTTTTCTCTGTCTGACTGATTCGGGGCTGCTTTTCATTATTCCGGTTGGCGGACTTATGCTGTTTTATAATCAAATTTCAGTATCTGTGTATATTCTATTTATTTTAATGAGTACAATTTTTTTAAGCTCATTAAAGGCATTATTTGACTTGGCACACCATCTTTCCGCATTGACTAAAGGGCTAGGAAAGATTATGGAAATCAATGGGGAACAGGAGCAAAAATCTGGAAACACAAATTTCCCTTCTAATTTTTCAGGCTATATAAAATATGAAAATGTAAATTTTGCATATAAAAATAAAAATGTTATAAATGACTTTTCCTTGGAAATAAAGGCTGGAACCTCAACTGCACTTGTAGGGCCTTCTGGCTCAGGAAAAACAACGATAGGACTTCTGCTTGGAAGATTTTGGGATATAAATAGCGGAAAAATAACTATTGATGGAACTGATATTAAGGATTTTACTTACACAGGATTGGCTGACAATGTTTCGTTTGTCTTTCAGGATACATTTATGCTTCACGATACTATTTTTGAGAATATAAGAATGGGAAGGGATTATTCGCTGCAAGAAGTGGAAAATGCTGCAAAAAAGGCACAAATTCACGATTTTGTAATGTCCTTGCCTCAGAAATACGAAACTGTGATTGGAGAAGGCGGGATTAAATTAAGTGGAGGGGAAAAGCAGAGAATTTCAATAGCTCGTGCCATTTTAAAAAATGCCCCAATTATCGTACTGGACGAAGTTACTTCCTACTCTGACATTGAAAACGAAGCCAAGATTCAGGAGGCTCTGCGTACTTTACTAAAAGGGAAAACTGCCATTATCATTGCTCACAGGCTTTACACAATAAAAAATGCCGATAATATCGTTGTAATGAATAAAGGACGTATTACCGAGCAAGGTACTCACAAGGAGCTTCTGCAAAACAAGTCAGAATACTGGCATTTATGGAATTTATATAGCGATAATGATTTGATGGAAAATAAGGAAATTTAG
- a CDS encoding ABC transporter ATP-binding protein produces MINDIRNIRTLAGNKYKNLKKPIFFLTIDAIFYMMNYAMFYFTIIDLMNNNFTMKKLIIYTFIMIFAIICRFVLNRIGYIGIQSEGAKIIQDLRIRMGDHLRNLNLGYFNSHNIGNIINIMTNDLQDFEQVITHSTSEIIKLSILTIYLLLIIFEISPLLAILQLIISLTGLIFVILGTKKGAKIALKKKHTMDNVVSRMVEYIAGMELFKAYNLTGEKFKRLKDSFNDLKKESINTEIALAPYVMIFQLITDISFALLLLVSTQLFMASSINKVEFFSYIIIGLSLSNVLKAFSTQYTFIQYLKLATDKLINVHNEKEISYELEKVTLPNYNIKFQNVSFSYEKDTPVLKNITFEAKQGTKTALVGSSGSGKTTVTSLIARFWDCQSGEITIGGINIQKIYPEELLTNISMIFQDVYLVNDTFENNIRLGKPKAAREEVINVAKNANCHDFIMESENGYDTVIGEGGSTLSGGEKQRISIARALLKDTPIILVDEATASLDADNEYEIRKSLNILTKNKTVITIAHKLNTIKDYDKIIVMSDGIIEEIGNHEQLMENKGRYYKMYTEMEKAQSEFELI; encoded by the coding sequence ATGATTAATGATATTAGAAATATAAGAACTCTTGCTGGAAATAAATATAAAAATCTTAAAAAGCCAATATTTTTTCTAACAATAGATGCTATATTTTATATGATGAACTACGCAATGTTTTATTTTACAATTATTGATTTGATGAATAATAATTTTACAATGAAAAAGTTGATAATCTATACTTTTATTATGATTTTTGCAATCATTTGCAGATTTGTATTAAATCGTATCGGATATATTGGAATTCAAAGTGAGGGAGCTAAAATTATTCAGGATTTGAGAATCAGGATGGGGGATCATTTGAGAAACTTGAATTTGGGATACTTTAACAGTCACAATATTGGGAATATTATTAATATTATGACAAATGATTTACAGGATTTTGAGCAGGTTATAACTCACAGCACATCAGAAATTATAAAGTTATCCATACTGACAATTTATCTTCTGTTAATTATATTTGAAATTTCACCTCTACTTGCCATACTGCAACTGATAATCTCCCTGACTGGATTAATATTTGTCATTCTGGGAACGAAAAAAGGTGCAAAAATAGCATTGAAAAAAAAGCATACTATGGATAATGTTGTTTCACGTATGGTGGAATATATCGCCGGAATGGAACTTTTTAAGGCATATAATCTGACTGGGGAAAAATTCAAGAGGTTAAAGGACAGTTTTAATGATTTGAAAAAGGAAAGTATAAATACTGAAATTGCTCTTGCCCCCTATGTTATGATTTTTCAGCTTATTACGGATATTTCCTTTGCCTTGCTCCTGTTAGTATCTACACAGCTTTTTATGGCTTCTTCCATTAATAAAGTAGAATTTTTTTCATACATAATTATTGGACTTTCACTTTCAAACGTGCTAAAAGCCTTTTCTACACAATATACTTTTATCCAATACTTGAAACTTGCCACAGATAAACTGATAAATGTGCATAATGAAAAGGAAATTTCCTATGAACTTGAAAAAGTTACTTTACCAAATTACAATATAAAATTCCAGAATGTAAGTTTTTCTTATGAAAAAGACACTCCTGTCCTAAAAAACATCACTTTTGAAGCAAAACAGGGGACAAAAACTGCCTTAGTCGGTTCGTCAGGCTCTGGAAAAACAACTGTTACCAGCCTTATTGCAAGATTCTGGGACTGCCAGTCTGGCGAAATTACCATTGGCGGAATAAATATCCAAAAAATATATCCTGAAGAGCTGCTTACAAATATAAGCATGATTTTTCAAGATGTCTACTTGGTAAATGACACTTTTGAAAATAACATAAGGCTGGGAAAACCTAAGGCTGCAAGGGAAGAAGTGATAAATGTGGCTAAAAATGCCAATTGCCACGATTTTATAATGGAAAGCGAAAATGGATACGACACTGTAATCGGAGAAGGCGGCTCTACTTTGTCTGGTGGAGAAAAACAGAGAATTTCAATTGCAAGAGCCTTATTAAAAGATACCCCAATTATTTTAGTTGATGAAGCCACAGCCTCACTTGATGCCGATAATGAATACGAAATAAGAAAATCTCTCAATATTCTTACAAAAAATAAGACTGTAATTACAATCGCCCACAAACTCAACACAATAAAGGATTATGACAAAATCATAGTTATGTCCGACGGGATAATCGAAGAAATTGGAAATCATGAGCAGCTTATGGAAAATAAAGGACGATATTACAAAATGTATACTGAAATGGAAAAGGCACAGTCAGAATTTGAATTAATTTAA
- a CDS encoding alanine/glycine:cation symporter family protein encodes MLNVIKDFNGFFWGVVLIILLVGTGIFYTFRLKFIQIREFKSGLKQLTGGFDLSGEKADSNGMSSFQALATAIAAQVGTGNLAGAATAIVSGGPGAIFWMWVSAFFGMATIYSEAVLSQIFKQKKDGEMTGGPAYYIQTLFNGGKAAKFLAGFFAVSCILALGFMGNAVQANSVGDAFHNAFHIPTVVTGLFLAALSGFIFFGGVKRIASVTEKIVPIMAILYVVTCVAIILLNIGNTGMAFKAIFINAFSTKAVLGGFAGAGMRKAIRFGVARGLFSNEAGMGSTPHAHAIAKVKNPEDQGHVAIVTVFIDTFVILTLSALVILIADGRANGTGISLTQQAFQAVLGHFGVIFVAVALFFFAFSTIIGWYFFGEANVKYLFGKKALNVYRALVMACIVAGSLQKVDLVWELADMFNGLMVIPNLIALIGLHKLVVEVTKKDPLLKD; translated from the coding sequence ATGTTAAACGTTATTAAGGATTTTAATGGATTTTTTTGGGGAGTTGTTTTAATTATTTTGTTAGTTGGAACTGGTATATTTTACACTTTTAGACTGAAATTTATTCAAATTAGAGAATTTAAAAGTGGATTAAAACAACTTACAGGTGGATTTGACCTTAGTGGAGAAAAGGCGGATAGTAATGGAATGTCATCATTTCAGGCATTAGCAACAGCAATCGCTGCACAAGTTGGAACAGGAAATCTTGCAGGAGCTGCAACAGCGATTGTATCTGGAGGGCCTGGAGCGATATTCTGGATGTGGGTAAGTGCATTTTTTGGAATGGCTACTATTTATTCAGAAGCAGTATTAAGCCAAATTTTTAAACAGAAAAAAGATGGAGAAATGACAGGAGGTCCTGCCTATTATATCCAAACTTTATTTAATGGTGGAAAAGCAGCTAAATTTTTAGCAGGATTCTTTGCAGTTTCATGTATTTTAGCTTTAGGGTTTATGGGAAATGCAGTTCAGGCAAATTCGGTAGGGGATGCCTTTCATAATGCTTTTCATATTCCAACAGTTGTAACAGGATTATTTTTAGCAGCTTTATCTGGATTTATATTTTTTGGTGGAGTAAAAAGAATTGCCTCAGTTACTGAAAAAATTGTGCCAATTATGGCAATTTTATATGTTGTAACATGTGTTGCTATTATTTTATTAAACATTGGAAATACAGGTATGGCATTTAAGGCAATTTTTATTAATGCTTTTTCTACAAAAGCAGTTTTAGGTGGATTTGCAGGAGCTGGAATGAGAAAAGCAATAAGATTTGGAGTGGCGAGAGGGTTGTTCTCAAATGAGGCTGGAATGGGTTCAACACCGCATGCACATGCAATTGCGAAAGTAAAAAATCCTGAAGATCAAGGACACGTTGCAATCGTTACAGTTTTCATTGATACATTTGTAATTTTAACATTATCAGCATTAGTAATACTGATTGCAGATGGAAGAGCAAATGGAACTGGAATTTCATTGACACAGCAAGCATTTCAAGCAGTATTGGGGCATTTTGGAGTAATATTTGTTGCAGTTGCATTATTCTTTTTTGCTTTTTCAACAATAATTGGATGGTATTTCTTTGGAGAAGCTAATGTAAAATATTTATTTGGTAAAAAAGCACTTAATGTTTATAGAGCTTTAGTAATGGCTTGTATAGTGGCAGGTTCGCTACAAAAAGTTGATTTAGTGTGGGAACTTGCAGATATGTTTAATGGGCTTATGGTAATTCCGAATTTGATAGCGTTAATTGGGCTACATAAATTGGTAGTTGAAGTTACGAAGAAAGATCCGTTGTTAAAAGATTAA
- a CDS encoding Fic family protein, which produces MKNYILETLLEEKNNNLKGMLYHNLQIKFAYNSNHIEGSTLTEDQTRHIFETNSFFAENETVKVKDVIETLNHFKCFDFIIEHANEKLSEKYIKKLHFLLKSNTSDSQIEWFKVGEYKQKPNTVGGNRTVSPKQVEAKMKKLLENYNSQTEITVEKIIDFHYEFEKIHPFQDGNGRVGRLIMFKECLKNDIVPFILEDKYKMFYYRGLKNYESEKGWLYDTCLMAQDEMKKMLDYFEVKY; this is translated from the coding sequence ATGAAAAATTATATACTGGAAACTTTGCTTGAAGAAAAAAATAATAATTTAAAAGGAATGTTGTATCATAATCTTCAAATTAAATTTGCTTATAATAGTAATCATATTGAAGGAAGTACATTGACAGAAGATCAGACAAGACATATTTTTGAAACAAATAGTTTTTTTGCGGAAAATGAAACAGTGAAAGTTAAAGATGTGATTGAAACTTTAAATCATTTTAAATGTTTTGACTTTATTATTGAACATGCAAATGAAAAACTTTCTGAAAAATATATAAAAAAACTTCATTTTCTGCTTAAAAGTAATACGAGTGATTCACAAATTGAATGGTTTAAGGTTGGCGAGTATAAGCAAAAGCCAAACACGGTTGGTGGAAATAGGACTGTGAGTCCAAAACAAGTTGAGGCAAAGATGAAAAAACTTTTGGAAAATTATAATAGCCAAACTGAAATAACTGTTGAAAAAATTATAGATTTTCACTATGAATTTGAAAAAATTCATCCATTTCAAGATGGGAATGGGAGAGTTGGAAGGCTTATAATGTTTAAGGAATGTCTGAAAAATGATATTGTGCCTTTTATATTGGAAGATAAGTATAAAATGTTTTATTATCGTGGGTTAAAAAATTATGAGAGTGAAAAGGGATGGCTTTATGATACTTGTCTTATGGCACAAGATGAAATGAAAAAAATGCTTGATTATTTTGAAGTAAAATATTAA
- a CDS encoding glycosyltransferase family 2 protein, which yields MEKEKVSIIVPMYNAEKFIGKTIESVLSQTYENWEMLIMNDVSTDNSLAVASEFVKKDKRIKIVNTEKNVGVVKGRNFLIELASGKYIAFLDSDDYWHSEKLEKQINFMKEKNASISCTEYMRVRENGEKINEVVIKSEISYTDMLKNNYLGCLTVMYDAEKIGKRYFKELEKNEDYVLWLEIVKDVKTIYGLKESLAYYRVLDNSRSSNKAKTAKVRWEIYRKIEKLPLLKSIYYFIHYVVRAVLKSK from the coding sequence ATGGAAAAAGAAAAAGTTTCAATAATTGTTCCAATGTATAATGCAGAAAAATTTATTGGAAAAACAATAGAATCGGTACTTTCACAAACTTATGAAAATTGGGAAATGCTTATTATGAACGATGTCTCAACAGATAACAGTCTTGCAGTTGCAAGTGAATTTGTGAAAAAGGATAAAAGAATAAAAATTGTAAATACTGAAAAAAATGTGGGAGTAGTAAAGGGAAGAAATTTTCTGATTGAATTGGCTAGCGGAAAATATATCGCATTTTTAGATTCTGATGATTATTGGCATAGTGAAAAGTTGGAAAAGCAGATAAATTTTATGAAGGAAAAAAATGCGAGCATTAGCTGCACAGAATATATGAGAGTCAGGGAAAATGGCGAAAAAATCAACGAAGTTGTTATAAAATCTGAAATTTCCTATACGGATATGTTAAAAAATAACTATTTAGGATGCCTGACAGTTATGTATGATGCGGAAAAAATTGGAAAGCGATATTTTAAAGAACTGGAGAAAAATGAAGATTATGTGCTTTGGCTGGAAATTGTGAAGGATGTGAAAACAATTTATGGATTAAAGGAAAGTTTGGCATATTATCGAGTGCTTGATAATTCACGTTCAAGCAATAAAGCTAAAACAGCGAAAGTGCGTTGGGAAATTTACCGAAAAATTGAAAAATTACCGCTTTTAAAATCAATCTATTATTTTATACACTATGTAGTTAGAGCGGTATTGAAAAGTAAATAA
- a CDS encoding Gfo/Idh/MocA family protein — MKLGIIGSGMIVQEFLPSLVKLEGLEIVGMQGTKASIGKVEEICTKYGIPNFTDDFDELCEFGIDTVYIAVPNFLHFEFCKKALEKGLNVIIEKPMTTNYKEAKELSDLAKAKKLFLFEAITTLYFENYKKIKDWIGEIGDVKLVQSQYSQYSSRYDAFKRGEILPVFDLKKAGGALMDLGLYNLHYVLGLFGKPENVKYYANLERNIDTSGVLMMEYENFNAMCVCAKDSEGERIGVIQGSKGKIISEEAPGLVGKVTLKMYDGTMKSFDDGFSKDRVVPEFKAFIRAVNEKDLEFCYRQLEKSLLVSEVQTKARIEAGIKFPQD; from the coding sequence ATGAAACTGGGAATTATTGGTTCAGGGATGATTGTTCAGGAGTTTTTGCCTAGCCTTGTGAAGCTGGAAGGGCTGGAAATTGTGGGGATGCAAGGGACAAAGGCAAGTATTGGCAAAGTTGAGGAAATTTGCACAAAATATGGGATTCCAAACTTTACAGATGATTTTGATGAACTTTGTGAATTTGGAATTGATACTGTTTATATTGCTGTTCCAAATTTCCTGCATTTTGAATTTTGCAAAAAGGCACTTGAAAAAGGGCTGAATGTTATTATTGAAAAGCCGATGACAACTAATTATAAGGAAGCTAAAGAATTGTCAGATTTGGCAAAAGCAAAAAAACTGTTTTTATTTGAAGCAATAACGACACTTTATTTTGAAAATTATAAAAAAATAAAAGACTGGATTGGGGAAATTGGAGATGTGAAACTTGTTCAAAGCCAGTATAGCCAGTATTCCAGCAGATATGACGCTTTTAAGAGAGGAGAAATTTTACCTGTATTTGACCTAAAAAAAGCTGGTGGAGCATTGATGGATTTAGGACTTTATAATTTACATTATGTTCTAGGACTTTTTGGAAAGCCTGAAAATGTGAAATATTATGCAAATCTTGAGAGAAATATTGACACGAGCGGAGTTCTTATGATGGAATATGAAAACTTTAATGCTATGTGTGTATGTGCAAAAGATAGTGAAGGTGAGAGAATAGGCGTAATTCAGGGAAGCAAAGGAAAAATTATAAGTGAAGAAGCACCAGGACTTGTTGGAAAAGTTACATTAAAAATGTATGATGGAACAATGAAAAGTTTTGATGATGGATTTTCAAAAGACAGAGTTGTTCCTGAATTTAAGGCGTTTATTCGTGCAGTAAATGAAAAGGATTTAGAATTTTGTTATAGACAGCTGGAAAAAAGTCTACTGGTAAGTGAAGTGCAGACAAAGGCTAGAATTGAAGCGGGAATTAAGTTTCCACAGGACTAG
- a CDS encoding GNAT family N-acetyltransferase, with translation MEIRHIVNEGFFIFGENGDELAKLTYRKEGEKLFFESTVVSPELRGQGIAGKLFEAGVKYARENNYKIVPVCSYIVKKFEGGKYDDLKA, from the coding sequence ATGGAAATAAGACACATAGTAAATGAAGGATTTTTCATCTTTGGAGAAAATGGAGATGAACTTGCAAAATTAACTTACAGAAAAGAAGGAGAAAAATTATTTTTTGAGTCAACTGTAGTTTCACCTGAATTAAGAGGACAAGGAATCGCAGGGAAATTATTTGAGGCAGGTGTAAAATATGCAAGAGAGAATAATTATAAAATTGTGCCAGTTTGCAGTTATATTGTGAAAAAATTTGAAGGTGGGAAGTACGATGATTTAAAGGCATAA
- a CDS encoding histidine phosphatase family protein has translation MKKTLYLMRHGQTLFNLRKKIQGSCDSPLTNEGIRQAKVAGKYFKDNEITFDAAYSSTQERACDTLEIVTNNKMRYERLKGLKEWNFGLFEGESEDLNPKHPNERTYGDFFVNFGGESNKDVEKRMQETLTRIMEKDGNNTVLAVSHGGACYNFFLKNAPDIPFTGLPNCAIFKYEYEDGKFTFIELIKHDFTKEI, from the coding sequence ATGAAAAAAACTTTATATTTAATGCGACATGGACAAACTTTATTTAATTTACGGAAAAAAATTCAAGGAAGCTGTGATTCTCCATTAACTAATGAGGGAATCAGACAGGCTAAAGTGGCTGGAAAATATTTTAAAGACAATGAAATTACTTTTGATGCGGCTTACTCTTCTACTCAGGAAAGAGCTTGTGACACACTTGAAATTGTGACTAATAATAAAATGAGGTATGAAAGATTAAAAGGATTAAAGGAATGGAATTTTGGATTATTCGAAGGAGAAAGTGAGGATTTGAATCCAAAACATCCAAATGAAAGAACTTATGGAGATTTTTTTGTGAATTTTGGTGGGGAAAGTAATAAGGATGTAGAAAAAAGAATGCAGGAAACTTTGACTAGGATTATGGAAAAGGATGGAAATAATACTGTTCTTGCTGTGAGTCATGGTGGCGCCTGCTATAATTTCTTCCTGAAAAATGCTCCAGATATCCCATTTACAGGGCTTCCAAACTGTGCCATTTTCAAATACGAGTATGAAGATGGTAAATTTACATTCATCGAACTTATTAAGCACGATTTTACAAAAGAAATATAA
- a CDS encoding GNAT family N-acetyltransferase, producing MEIRHVVNEGFFIFGENGDELAKLTYRKEGEKLYFESTVVSFELRGQGIAGKLFDAGIKCARENGYKIVPICSYIVKKFESGEYDDLKA from the coding sequence ATGGAAATAAGACATGTAGTAAATGAAGGATTTTTTATATTTGGAGAAAATGGAGATGAACTTGCAAAATTGACTTACAGAAAAGAAGGGGAAAAATTGTATTTTGAATCGACAGTCGTATCTTTTGAATTGCGAGGGCAAGGGATTGCAGGAAAATTATTCGATGCTGGTATAAAATGTGCAAGAGAAAATGGATATAAAATTGTGCCGATTTGCAGTTACATTGTGAAAAAGTTTGAAAGTGGAGAATATGATGATTTAAAGGCATAA